A region from the Aliarcobacter thereius LMG 24486 genome encodes:
- a CDS encoding SprT-like domain-containing protein codes for MKKNKSTTLEYYEYFQEIFNIFNKELFSNELPNCIITITRQKRVMGYFSPNRWISSKGKQNHELALNPSYFSSSNFIEIFQTIVHEMVHLWQYEFSTPSQRSYHNKEWADKMESLGLIPSSTGKPGGKKTGQKMNDYPLKNGIFEKVCIEIFKQGLFLKCFDRYSNKSTFIINDEELNEEDIKEMIDTNNEEEILTSLYTTIGSIVKDTLHIEEVVLEESKNKSKYCCECGCNVWSKKNLDITCNICGNDFIYISI; via the coding sequence ATGAAAAAGAATAAATCTACAACTTTAGAATATTATGAATATTTCCAAGAGATATTTAATATTTTTAATAAAGAACTTTTTTCAAATGAACTTCCTAATTGTATTATTACTATAACTAGACAAAAAAGAGTTATGGGATATTTTAGTCCAAATAGATGGATTAGTAGTAAAGGTAAACAAAACCATGAACTAGCATTAAATCCTTCTTATTTCTCAAGTTCTAACTTTATAGAGATATTTCAAACAATAGTACATGAGATGGTACATCTTTGGCAATATGAATTTAGTACTCCTTCACAAAGAAGTTATCACAATAAAGAATGGGCTGACAAAATGGAAAGCTTAGGATTAATTCCATCTTCAACTGGTAAACCTGGTGGTAAAAAAACTGGTCAAAAGATGAATGATTATCCTCTAAAAAACGGAATATTTGAAAAAGTATGTATTGAGATATTTAAACAAGGTTTATTTTTAAAATGTTTTGATAGATATTCAAATAAATCAACATTTATCATAAATGATGAAGAGCTTAATGAAGAAGATATAAAAGAGATGATTGATACAAACAATGAAGAAGAGATATTAACATCTTTATATACAACTATTGGATCTATAGTAAAAGATACTTTACATATTGAAGAAGTTGTCCTGGAAGAGAGTAAAAATAAAAGTAAATATTGTTGTGAATGTGGTTGTAATGTTTGGAGTAAAAAAAATTTAGATATTACTTGCAATATATGTGGAAATGATTTTATTTATATTAGTATTTAA
- a CDS encoding YwbE family protein, with protein MDPKKRLNIKAGLKVNIVLKADQRTNKLTQGIVKDILTNSSSHPHGIKVRLQDGQIGRVQEIL; from the coding sequence TTGGATCCAAAAAAAAGATTAAATATAAAAGCTGGACTAAAAGTTAATATAGTTCTTAAAGCAGACCAAAGAACAAATAAACTAACTCAAGGAATTGTAAAAGATATTCTAACAAATTCATCATCTCATCCACATGGTATAAAAGTAAGATTACAAGATGGTCAAATAGGAAGAGTGCAAGAAATATTATAA
- a CDS encoding DNA polymerase Y family protein, whose protein sequence is MLVHLDLDCYFVSAERTRYPFLKGKKVVVAKSSDKRIFSNDKKQGVILGDTGAFNSVLEFKNSYDTNNILKAWKDEFIDENGDIHGIIIARSYECKPYSIKIGTPLKEAIFMCPNLIIIPSDHLFYQELSQRLKSFLEYKIPIIEQYSIDEFFGDLNGWINDIDTLDFIKDLQKEILDKFDLPITIAASKSKWIAKLLTDKVKPLGTIAIPQEKVYDYTKNYNVNDFPGIGRVISKKLSDYRVQTLGQLRENKNLLYEYGKTGRDLYNRICGTDNERVIPNNDRKAIGVSRNFKAILDRNELGRRVIILARYLSYTITKLNLNPTTFHFKITYEYEIQSSESISESRLFNEKFLINLSLKMFQKLDIKKNYKIHYFSINASNFASNNNIKTFSVMDYENDLKFKALNEKLSKVRDKYGVDIIRYAREYQK, encoded by the coding sequence ATGCTTGTGCATTTAGATTTAGATTGTTATTTTGTTAGTGCAGAAAGAACTAGATATCCTTTTTTAAAAGGTAAAAAAGTTGTTGTTGCAAAAAGTAGTGATAAAAGGATATTTTCAAATGATAAAAAGCAAGGGGTAATATTAGGTGATACTGGAGCATTTAATAGTGTATTAGAATTTAAAAATTCTTATGATACTAATAATATATTAAAAGCATGGAAAGATGAATTTATAGATGAAAATGGAGATATTCATGGAATTATAATTGCAAGAAGTTATGAATGTAAACCTTATAGCATAAAAATAGGAACACCTTTAAAAGAAGCTATTTTTATGTGTCCTAATTTAATCATTATTCCAAGTGATCATCTATTTTATCAAGAATTATCACAAAGACTAAAATCTTTTTTAGAATATAAAATTCCAATTATTGAGCAATACTCAATTGATGAGTTCTTTGGAGATTTGAATGGTTGGATTAATGATATTGATACACTAGATTTTATAAAGGACTTACAAAAAGAGATATTAGATAAATTTGATTTACCAATAACAATAGCTGCAAGTAAAAGTAAATGGATTGCAAAACTATTAACTGATAAGGTAAAACCTTTAGGAACAATTGCCATACCCCAAGAAAAAGTCTATGATTATACAAAAAACTATAATGTAAATGATTTTCCAGGAATTGGTAGAGTAATATCAAAAAAGTTAAGTGATTATAGAGTCCAAACATTAGGACAATTAAGAGAAAACAAAAATTTACTTTATGAATATGGAAAAACTGGAAGAGATTTATATAATAGAATTTGTGGAACAGATAATGAAAGAGTAATTCCTAATAATGATAGAAAAGCTATTGGAGTAAGTAGAAATTTCAAAGCTATATTAGATAGAAATGAACTTGGTAGAAGAGTAATAATACTTGCAAGATATCTTAGTTATACAATTACTAAATTAAATTTAAACCCAACAACATTTCATTTTAAAATAACATATGAATATGAAATACAAAGTTCTGAATCAATTAGTGAAAGTAGACTATTTAATGAAAAGTTCTTAATAAATTTATCATTAAAAATGTTTCAGAAATTAGATATTAAAAAAAACTATAAAATACACTACTTTTCAATCAATGCTTCTAATTTTGCTTCAAATAATAATATAAAAACATTTTCAGTGATGGATTACGAAAATGATTTAAAATTTAAAGCTTTAAATGAAAAACTATCAAAAGTTAGAGATAAATATGGTGTTGATATAATTAGATATGCTAGAGAATATCAAAAATGA
- a CDS encoding Sua5 YciO YrdC YwlC family protein — MNPNLVYLVQTDTTVGFSSINDEKLSNIKKRDINQKILKTVDSFTTLKEFTRVPKNFKRLVRLSIKTTFIYPNLNSFRVISKDSSFHSFIKKFKILSSTSANKTKNSYEYDFAIDNSDIEVVEKNGLFETSSSKIYRLYKKRLRRMR, encoded by the coding sequence ATGAATCCAAATTTAGTATATTTGGTACAAACAGATACAACTGTTGGTTTCTCATCAATCAATGATGAGAAACTATCAAATATAAAAAAAAGAGATATTAATCAGAAAATATTAAAAACAGTTGATAGCTTTACTACTTTGAAAGAGTTTACAAGGGTTCCAAAGAACTTTAAAAGACTTGTAAGATTAAGTATTAAAACTACTTTTATCTATCCAAACTTAAACTCTTTTAGAGTTATATCAAAAGATTCTTCTTTTCACTCTTTTATAAAAAAATTTAAAATTTTATCTTCTACTTCGGCAAATAAAACAAAAAACTCTTATGAATATGATTTTGCTATAGATAATTCAGATATTGAAGTTGTAGAGAAAAATGGTTTATTTGAAACTAGTTCTTCAAAAATTTATAGATTATATAAAAAGAGATTAAGACGAATGAGATAG
- the carB gene encoding carbamoyl-phosphate synthase large subunit → MPKREDIKNILLIGSGPIVIGQACEFDYSGTQATKTLKELGYRVVLVNSNPATIMTDPEFADKTYIEPITEEVVLNIIKKENIDAILPTMGGQTALNVATSMYEKGLLEGINFLGVHPEAIKKGEDRHLFSEAMRKIGLDLPRSENAYNLEEAIRVAKDIGFPVISRASFTLAGAGSGVAYNLEEFKILAQAGLDASPINEIEILESVLGWKEYEMEIIRDTNDNCIVVCSIENLDPMGVHTGDSITIAPALTLTDKEYAKMRDASFAILREIGVNSGGSNVQFSMCPNTGRMLVIEMNPRVSRSSALASKATGYPIAKVSTLLAVGFTLDEITNDMTGSKACFEPAVDYIVTKVPRFTFEKFPKANSTLTTSMKSVGEVMAIGRNFNESIQKAMCSLETGICGFDSVTTDLELIKKEIRRPNDKRLQYLMDGLRQGLTNDDIFELSKIDPWFLAKFREIYELELSITPAILKDEELLRRVKSNGFSDKFIANLIGKNEEDVYSARKALNIDFEYNEVDTCAGEFKALNQYLYSIINVSKLPKIETKKSSDKKVMIIGGGPNRIGQGIEFDYCCVHASFALAEMGVKTIMYNCNPETVSTDYDTSDVLYFEPIDFEHVRSVVEKEQPDGVIVHFGGQTPLKLAQALTKAGAKIIGTTADVIDLAEDRKKFATFVEKVGLLQPENGTAVKLDEAIVIAEKIGYPVLVRPSFVLGGRGMKIVYSTNELKQYMDEAVSVSNDAPVLIDKFLDRAIELDVDCICDGKEAYIGGIMQHIEEAGIHSGDSACSLPPISIEDKLIKELETKTKDMALALGVIGLMNVQYAIHKGQIYLIEVNPRASRTVPFVSKATGMPLAKIATRVMWNESLRDALKVYDKGIVYEDNGVLKPKLKDLVAVKESVFPFNKLTGADLLLSPEMKSTGEVMGIASNFAMAFAKSQNAAKNSLPKSGKVFISLCDLDKSYASSIAKSLVDSGFTIVATGGTEKIISEAGIACEKVLKVSEGRPNITDLLTNGDIAMAINTSGEQSSSKDDGKEIRRAVLRVGVPYFTTIAGAQAASDAIKELKISDVSAPKSIQEYLNF, encoded by the coding sequence ATGCCAAAAAGAGAAGATATAAAAAACATTTTGTTAATTGGTTCAGGACCAATTGTAATAGGGCAGGCGTGTGAGTTTGATTACTCAGGAACACAAGCAACAAAAACTTTAAAAGAACTAGGATATAGAGTAGTTTTGGTAAATTCAAATCCAGCAACTATAATGACAGATCCAGAATTTGCTGATAAGACATATATCGAACCAATTACTGAAGAAGTTGTTTTAAATATAATTAAAAAAGAGAATATAGATGCAATTTTGCCAACAATGGGTGGACAAACTGCACTAAATGTAGCAACTTCTATGTATGAAAAAGGACTTTTAGAAGGGATTAACTTTTTAGGAGTTCATCCAGAAGCTATTAAAAAAGGTGAAGATAGACATCTTTTTAGTGAAGCTATGAGAAAAATAGGGCTAGATCTTCCAAGAAGTGAAAATGCCTATAATCTTGAGGAAGCTATCAGAGTTGCAAAAGATATTGGATTCCCAGTTATTAGTAGAGCTTCGTTTACACTTGCAGGTGCTGGAAGTGGAGTTGCTTATAATCTTGAAGAGTTCAAAATTCTTGCACAAGCTGGACTTGATGCATCACCAATTAATGAAATTGAGATATTAGAATCAGTTTTAGGTTGGAAAGAGTATGAAATGGAGATTATAAGAGATACAAATGATAATTGTATTGTTGTTTGTTCTATTGAAAACCTTGATCCAATGGGAGTTCATACAGGAGATAGTATAACTATTGCACCAGCACTTACATTAACTGATAAAGAGTATGCAAAGATGAGAGATGCTTCTTTTGCTATTTTAAGAGAAATTGGAGTAAATAGTGGTGGATCAAATGTACAGTTTTCTATGTGTCCAAACACGGGAAGAATGCTTGTAATTGAGATGAATCCAAGAGTAAGTAGAAGTTCAGCACTTGCTTCAAAAGCAACAGGATATCCAATAGCAAAAGTTTCTACACTTCTTGCAGTTGGATTTACTTTAGATGAAATTACAAATGATATGACAGGATCAAAAGCTTGTTTCGAACCAGCAGTTGATTATATTGTTACAAAAGTTCCAAGATTTACTTTTGAAAAATTCCCAAAAGCAAATTCAACTTTAACAACTTCAATGAAATCTGTTGGAGAAGTTATGGCAATAGGAAGAAACTTTAATGAATCAATTCAAAAAGCTATGTGTTCTTTAGAAACAGGAATTTGTGGATTTGATTCAGTAACAACTGATTTAGAACTCATTAAAAAAGAGATTAGAAGACCAAATGATAAAAGACTTCAATATTTAATGGATGGATTAAGACAAGGTCTAACAAATGATGATATTTTTGAATTATCAAAAATTGATCCTTGGTTCTTAGCTAAATTTAGAGAAATTTATGAATTAGAGTTATCAATTACTCCAGCAATATTAAAAGATGAAGAGCTTTTAAGAAGAGTTAAATCAAATGGATTTAGTGATAAATTTATTGCAAACTTAATAGGAAAAAATGAAGAAGATGTTTATAGTGCAAGAAAAGCTTTAAATATTGATTTCGAATACAATGAAGTTGATACTTGTGCAGGAGAGTTTAAAGCTTTAAATCAATATTTATATTCAATAATTAATGTATCAAAACTTCCAAAAATTGAAACAAAAAAATCAAGTGATAAAAAAGTTATGATTATTGGTGGTGGACCAAATAGAATAGGTCAAGGAATAGAGTTTGATTATTGTTGTGTACATGCTAGTTTTGCATTAGCAGAAATGGGTGTAAAAACAATTATGTATAACTGCAACCCTGAAACTGTAAGTACAGATTATGATACATCAGATGTTTTATATTTTGAACCAATAGATTTTGAACATGTAAGAAGTGTTGTTGAAAAAGAGCAACCAGATGGTGTTATTGTACATTTTGGAGGACAAACTCCACTTAAACTAGCACAAGCTCTTACAAAAGCTGGAGCAAAAATAATTGGAACAACAGCAGATGTTATTGATTTAGCAGAAGATAGAAAGAAATTTGCTACATTTGTTGAAAAAGTTGGACTTTTACAACCAGAAAATGGAACAGCTGTAAAACTTGATGAAGCAATAGTAATAGCAGAGAAAATTGGATATCCAGTTTTAGTTAGACCATCATTTGTTCTTGGTGGAAGAGGAATGAAGATTGTTTACTCTACAAATGAATTAAAACAATATATGGATGAAGCAGTTTCTGTATCAAATGATGCACCTGTTTTAATTGATAAATTCTTAGATAGAGCAATAGAACTTGATGTTGATTGTATTTGTGATGGTAAAGAGGCATATATTGGTGGAATTATGCAACATATTGAAGAAGCAGGAATTCACTCAGGAGATAGTGCTTGTTCATTACCTCCAATTAGTATTGAAGATAAATTAATAAAAGAGTTAGAGACAAAAACAAAAGATATGGCTTTGGCTTTAGGTGTTATAGGGCTTATGAATGTACAATATGCTATTCATAAAGGACAAATTTATTTAATTGAAGTAAATCCAAGAGCAAGTAGAACAGTTCCTTTTGTTTCAAAAGCTACTGGAATGCCTCTTGCAAAAATTGCAACTAGAGTTATGTGGAATGAGAGCTTAAGAGATGCTCTTAAAGTGTATGATAAAGGTATAGTTTATGAAGATAATGGTGTTTTAAAACCAAAATTAAAAGACCTTGTTGCTGTAAAAGAGTCGGTTTTCCCATTTAATAAATTAACAGGTGCAGATTTACTTTTAAGCCCAGAAATGAAATCAACTGGTGAAGTTATGGGTATAGCTTCAAATTTTGCAATGGCATTTGCAAAATCTCAAAATGCAGCTAAAAACTCTCTTCCTAAGTCTGGAAAGGTATTTATATCTTTATGTGATTTAGATAAATCATATGCTTCAAGTATTGCAAAAAGCTTAGTTGATAGTGGATTTACTATTGTTGCAACTGGTGGAACAGAAAAAATTATAAGTGAAGCAGGAATTGCTTGTGAAAAAGTTTTAAAAGTGAGTGAAGGAAGACCAAATATAACTGACCTTTTAACAAATGGTGATATAGCTATGGCAATAAATACAAGTGGAGAACAAAGTAGTTCTAAAGATGATGGAAAAGAGATAAGAAGAGCCGTTCTTAGAGTTGGAGTTCCATATTTTACAACAATTGCTGGTGCACAAGCAGCTAGTGATGCAATTAAAGAGTTAAAAATATCTGATGTTTCAGCTCCAAAATCTATTCAAGAGTATCTAAACTTTTAA
- the xseB gene encoding exodeoxyribonuclease VII small subunit: protein MEENKLNEESFETKVLKAKDILEKLSKNDITLSDSLKLYSEGLKELELAQKLLEDAKIVFTTQNKA, encoded by the coding sequence ATGGAAGAAAATAAGTTAAATGAAGAGAGTTTTGAAACTAAAGTATTAAAAGCAAAAGATATTTTAGAAAAACTTTCTAAAAATGATATTACTTTAAGTGATAGTTTAAAGCTATATAGCGAAGGTTTAAAAGAATTAGAACTTGCTCAAAAACTTTTAGAAGATGCAAAAATAGTATTTACAACTCAAAACAAAGCCTAA
- the metX gene encoding homoserine O-acetyltransferase MetX: MKIETKIASFDEALYLESGRLLEKFEIIYETYGTLNEDKSNVIVICHALSGSHHAAGRYENEAKAGWWDKFIGDKKTIDTEKYFVICSNNIGSSYGSTSPLSINPATKKEYRLKFPVLTISDIVNAQMKLYKKLGIEKAIAVIGGSMGGMQTLCYSIEHPNFAKHYIAMACTAYTRPWAIALNKIAIEAIRHDPSFKNGNYEKDDLKAKGLVGLAVGRMAGLIAYLSPSFFNRRFARDYVDTDGLYELFGRFEIEKYLEHNSYSFPKFFDPLSYLYICKTINIFDAGRNKDKLEYSFMKIIGKLHLISFKDDMLFFPEEMKEIEDIMIKIGKQEQVTYLEVDSSSGHDSFLVEVPKFEKHIQDILKD, encoded by the coding sequence TTGAAAATAGAGACAAAAATAGCAAGTTTTGATGAAGCTTTATATCTTGAAAGTGGAAGATTACTTGAAAAGTTTGAAATAATATATGAAACTTATGGAACACTAAATGAAGATAAATCAAATGTAATAGTAATTTGTCATGCTCTTTCAGGAAGTCATCATGCAGCAGGAAGATATGAAAATGAAGCAAAAGCTGGATGGTGGGATAAGTTTATTGGAGATAAAAAAACTATTGATACAGAAAAATATTTTGTAATCTGTTCAAATAATATTGGAAGTTCTTATGGTTCTACAAGTCCATTAAGTATAAATCCAGCAACAAAAAAAGAGTATAGATTAAAATTCCCTGTTTTAACAATATCAGATATTGTAAATGCTCAGATGAAACTTTATAAAAAGTTAGGAATAGAAAAGGCTATTGCTGTAATTGGGGGAAGTATGGGAGGAATGCAAACTTTGTGTTATAGCATTGAACATCCAAATTTTGCAAAACATTATATAGCTATGGCATGTACAGCTTATACAAGACCTTGGGCAATTGCTTTAAATAAAATTGCAATTGAGGCTATAAGGCATGATCCTAGTTTTAAGAATGGAAATTATGAAAAAGATGATTTAAAAGCAAAAGGACTTGTAGGATTAGCTGTTGGAAGAATGGCAGGATTAATAGCATATTTAAGTCCATCATTTTTTAATAGAAGATTTGCTAGAGATTATGTTGATACAGATGGGCTTTATGAACTTTTTGGAAGATTTGAAATAGAAAAATATCTTGAACATAATTCATATAGTTTTCCAAAGTTTTTTGATCCTTTATCATATTTATACATTTGTAAAACAATAAATATTTTTGATGCTGGAAGAAATAAGGATAAACTTGAGTACTCTTTTATGAAAATTATTGGGAAACTTCATCTTATATCTTTCAAAGATGATATGTTGTTTTTTCCTGAAGAGATGAAAGAGATTGAAGATATTATGATTAAAATTGGAAAACAAGAACAAGTTACTTATCTTGAAGTAGATAGTTCAAGTGGTCATGACTCATTTTTGGTTGAAGTTCCTAAATTTGAAAAACATATACAAGATATTTTAAAGGATTAA
- a CDS encoding YeeE/YedE family protein: protein MFDLEIYQIVFILFFIIAFVFGFIAQQKQFCFSGSIKDYLQIKSTRRAASVVMAMIVAIISTQFLVYFFNLDLSSSSYFKNNINYFAIILGGLLFGAGMMIADGCSSRSIVKFAQGDINALITLIFIAIFAFASTRGVLYQGVDFIVSNEFLVNISSYLENFILNIYFVLFVLCTLLMFLIKKVKRVLSLLDGFVIGLLVALAWFVSAYIGLESFEREIQAQAISFVYPSAKTLEFITSYEISELSIGVCLVLGAIIGAYISSFFNKKYSFGCTSQITFNKLKYNIIGGSLMGIGGIMAIGCTVGQGLSGVSTLLLSSFLAIISIFVGGYFTGKFLLKKDKLPMCFLFEWEDEKDNKPLNFDI, encoded by the coding sequence GTGTTTGATTTAGAAATTTATCAAATAGTTTTTATACTATTTTTTATAATAGCATTTGTATTTGGTTTTATAGCTCAACAAAAACAGTTTTGTTTTAGTGGAAGTATAAAAGATTATTTACAAATAAAATCGACAAGAAGAGCTGCAAGTGTTGTTATGGCAATGATTGTTGCAATAATATCTACTCAGTTTTTAGTTTACTTTTTTAATTTAGATCTTAGTTCTAGCTCTTATTTTAAAAACAATATAAACTACTTTGCAATTATTTTAGGTGGATTATTATTTGGTGCTGGAATGATGATAGCAGATGGTTGCAGTAGTAGAAGTATTGTAAAATTTGCACAAGGTGATATAAATGCTTTAATAACTCTTATATTTATAGCAATTTTTGCATTTGCTAGTACAAGAGGTGTTTTATATCAAGGTGTTGATTTTATTGTATCTAATGAATTTTTAGTAAATATATCTTCTTATTTAGAAAACTTTATATTAAATATTTATTTTGTACTTTTTGTACTTTGTACATTGTTAATGTTCTTAATCAAAAAAGTAAAAAGAGTTTTATCTTTACTTGATGGTTTTGTAATTGGTCTTTTAGTTGCTTTAGCTTGGTTTGTTTCAGCATATATTGGACTTGAAAGCTTTGAAAGAGAGATACAAGCACAAGCTATAAGTTTTGTATATCCTAGTGCAAAAACTTTAGAGTTTATTACAAGTTATGAAATTAGTGAATTATCTATTGGTGTTTGTTTAGTTCTTGGAGCTATTATTGGTGCATATATCTCATCATTTTTTAATAAGAAATACAGTTTTGGTTGTACATCTCAAATAACTTTTAATAAATTAAAATATAATATTATTGGTGGTTCACTAATGGGAATTGGTGGAATTATGGCTATTGGTTGTACAGTTGGGCAAGGTTTAAGTGGAGTATCAACTCTTCTTCTTAGTTCATTTTTGGCAATAATTTCTATCTTTGTTGGTGGATATTTTACTGGTAAATTTCTGCTTAAAAAAGATAAACTTCCTATGTGTTTCTTATTTGAATGGGAAGATGAAAAAGATAATAAACCTTTAAATTTTGATATATAA
- the ftsZ gene encoding cell division protein FtsZ, with protein sequence MGNNLFKMDDIIVTEQMPTKALSNNLPKIAVIGVGGGGCNMVNHMIEEGTHLIDLIVANTDLKVLHVSKAPKKIELGPKLTNGFGAGMDPEVGRDAALESYEEIKEILKGSDIVFVAAGLGGGTGTGAAPIVAKAAKESGALTVSVVTKPFSHEGIMRAGLANTGLEELKKVSDSLIIISNDKLLESVDEAISFKNAYKVVDNILYQAVNGMSQVILNPGSGSDQNADFADVRTIMKHKGIALMGIGKAKGENSAFRALENAINSPLLEKVPLDGAKGVLVHLTISGEIGLFEVSAIFSNIGERVDKYAQIIHGISYDNTFAPDEVKITIIATGFESKNKGDNENIELYSEQNEVNNKEQKTENCESKLDTPPRMRDYIIQYTLY encoded by the coding sequence ATGGGAAATAATCTATTTAAAATGGATGATATAATTGTAACAGAGCAAATGCCAACTAAAGCACTTTCAAATAATCTTCCAAAAATTGCAGTAATTGGAGTTGGTGGTGGTGGTTGTAATATGGTAAATCATATGATAGAAGAGGGAACTCATCTAATTGATTTGATTGTTGCAAATACAGATTTAAAAGTTTTACATGTATCAAAAGCACCAAAAAAGATTGAACTAGGACCAAAACTTACAAATGGTTTTGGTGCAGGAATGGATCCAGAAGTTGGAAGAGATGCTGCACTTGAAAGTTATGAAGAAATAAAAGAAATTTTAAAAGGTTCAGATATTGTTTTTGTGGCTGCTGGATTAGGTGGAGGAACAGGAACAGGAGCTGCTCCAATAGTTGCAAAAGCAGCTAAAGAGAGTGGAGCTTTAACTGTTTCAGTTGTTACAAAACCTTTCTCTCATGAAGGAATTATGAGAGCAGGACTTGCAAATACAGGACTTGAAGAATTAAAAAAAGTTAGTGATTCATTAATTATTATTTCAAATGATAAATTATTAGAATCAGTTGATGAAGCAATATCTTTTAAAAATGCTTATAAAGTAGTTGATAATATATTATATCAAGCTGTTAATGGAATGAGCCAAGTTATTTTAAATCCTGGAAGTGGAAGTGATCAAAATGCTGACTTTGCTGATGTAAGAACTATTATGAAGCATAAAGGTATTGCATTAATGGGAATTGGGAAAGCAAAAGGTGAGAATTCAGCTTTTAGAGCTTTAGAAAATGCTATTAATTCACCACTTTTAGAGAAAGTTCCTTTAGATGGAGCAAAAGGAGTTTTAGTTCACCTTACAATTAGTGGAGAAATTGGTCTTTTTGAAGTTAGTGCAATTTTCTCAAATATTGGAGAAAGAGTAGATAAATATGCTCAAATTATTCATGGAATTTCTTATGATAATACTTTTGCACCAGATGAAGTAAAAATTACAATTATTGCAACAGGTTTTGAAAGTAAAAATAAAGGTGATAATGAAAATATAGAATTATATTCAGAGCAAAATGAAGTAAATAATAAAGAGCAAAAAACTGAAAATTGTGAGTCTAAATTAGATACTCCACCTAGAATGAGAGATTATATTATTCAATATACACTTTATTAA